One genomic window of Methanosalsum zhilinae DSM 4017 includes the following:
- a CDS encoding S-layer protein domain-containing protein, which produces MRKLAITLVALMLMSVFAVGAATANDDKLEIRGPVLDFETDIMDNFADWRGNDSLWQNGVNYENASFVMNASNFAGFWYDLSEDDSSETITLNVNATTGERQLKDETDSLVYVSEPVENIEPSFTFKKDGYNFNYSKIGFLAEEYVLIDADDVSKLSKLLMDTDSSYTLRTGQTFELDEGYAITPLQIDVDGNKVWLELTKDGEFVDDKIIDVGSNAGTEDKTWFYDQTVLDEEDVITLAIHVEQVFQGTVDSLVVIEGIWQIADDGLELETDDSFGKMEITSLEDAIEMKLASSITLRKDSTQHLMEDLYFRVADSDALRFYLMKEITEPGTYEVRGTVVNESGTFNWTATGTNVPGMGLSVTPGYSFAGFFYDLNENLHSEMLSVAATDGRNLAEAVDAVKYYSTIQYPIDPAFEFKEEDGSDFVYSKIGFMAEEYVPIVNESADKLSKLLMDSDTRYTLRTGQTLEFDEGYAITPQQIDVDGNKVWLELTKDGEYVDDKIIDVSKPGAYNKTWFYDQTVLDEDDVITLAIHVEQVFQGTVDSLVVIEGIWQISDDGIELEAGDTYGKMEIDNVSGDTIEMALDSSITLRRDSTQHLMGEIYFRVADSTDVRFYPFVERTVGEPVAPEPEPEPEPEPEPEPEPEPEPEPEPEPEPEPEPEPEPEPEPTPGFEAIFAIAGLLAVAYFARKL; this is translated from the coding sequence ATGAGAAAATTAGCAATCACACTGGTTGCCCTGATGCTCATGTCAGTGTTTGCAGTTGGCGCTGCCACAGCAAACGACGACAAACTAGAGATCAGAGGACCGGTATTAGATTTTGAAACTGATATTATGGACAATTTTGCTGATTGGAGAGGTAATGACTCTTTATGGCAGAATGGAGTTAATTATGAAAATGCATCTTTTGTCATGAATGCAAGTAACTTTGCAGGATTCTGGTATGACTTGAGTGAAGATGATTCAAGTGAAACAATTACTCTGAATGTAAATGCCACCACTGGTGAAAGACAGTTAAAAGATGAAACTGATTCACTGGTATATGTTTCAGAACCTGTAGAAAATATTGAACCGTCTTTCACCTTTAAAAAAGATGGATATAATTTCAACTATTCCAAGATCGGATTCCTTGCAGAGGAATACGTACTCATTGACGCTGATGATGTAAGCAAACTGTCCAAGCTTCTAATGGACACTGATTCAAGCTACACTCTCAGAACAGGACAGACATTCGAACTTGATGAGGGCTATGCTATCACACCACTGCAGATCGATGTAGATGGTAACAAGGTTTGGCTTGAGTTGACTAAAGACGGTGAGTTTGTTGATGACAAAATCATTGATGTTGGCAGCAATGCAGGCACAGAAGACAAAACCTGGTTTTATGATCAGACAGTCCTGGATGAGGAAGATGTAATCACTCTTGCAATCCATGTTGAACAGGTCTTCCAGGGAACTGTTGACAGCCTTGTTGTAATCGAGGGTATCTGGCAGATTGCAGACGATGGTCTGGAATTGGAAACAGATGATTCATTTGGAAAGATGGAAATAACAAGTCTTGAAGATGCAATTGAAATGAAACTTGCTTCATCCATCACACTGAGAAAAGACAGCACACAGCACCTTATGGAAGATCTCTACTTCAGAGTTGCAGATTCTGATGCACTCAGATTCTATCTCATGAAAGAGATAACAGAACCTGGCACCTATGAGGTTAGAGGTACTGTTGTTAATGAATCTGGTACATTTAACTGGACTGCAACAGGTACAAACGTGCCTGGTATGGGTCTCAGTGTAACACCTGGATATTCATTTGCTGGATTTTTCTACGATCTGAATGAAAACCTTCACTCAGAGATGCTTTCAGTAGCTGCAACCGATGGTAGAAACTTAGCTGAAGCTGTTGATGCTGTTAAGTATTACAGTACAATTCAGTATCCAATAGATCCAGCTTTTGAATTTAAAGAAGAAGATGGCAGTGATTTTGTTTACTCCAAGATCGGATTCATGGCAGAGGAGTATGTACCTATAGTCAATGAATCTGCTGACAAGCTATCCAAGCTTCTAATGGACTCTGACACAAGATACACCCTACGTACAGGTCAGACACTTGAGTTTGATGAAGGCTATGCAATCACACCACAGCAGATCGATGTTGATGGTAACAAGGTCTGGCTTGAGCTCACAAAAGACGGCGAGTATGTTGATGACAAGATCATTGATGTAAGCAAACCTGGAGCATACAACAAAACCTGGTTCTATGATCAGACAGTCCTTGATGAAGATGATGTAATCACACTTGCAATTCATGTCGAACAGGTCTTCCAGGGAACTGTTGATAGTCTTGTTGTTATCGAAGGTATCTGGCAGATTTCAGACGATGGTATTGAACTTGAAGCTGGGGATACCTATGGCAAGATGGAAATCGACAATGTTTCAGGCGACACCATAGAAATGGCTCTTGATTCATCCATAACACTTAGAAGAGACAGCACACAGCATCTGATGGGTGAAATTTACTTCCGTGTTGCAGATTCAACCGATGTCAGATTCTACCCATTCGTGGAGAGAACTGTTGGTGAACCAGTAGCTCCAGAGCCTGAGCCAGAGCCTGAGCCAGAACCTGAGCCAGAGCCTGAGCCAGAGCCTGAACCAGAGCCTGAACCAGAGCCTGAACCAGAGCCTGAGCCAGAGCCTGAGCCAGAGCCTGAGCCAACACCTGGATTTGAAGCAATCTTTGCCATTGCCGGACTTCTGGCAGTTGCATACTTTGCAAGAAAACTTTAA
- a CDS encoding zinc ribbon domain-containing protein produces MVHICPRCGGRMNRWRLPLVRRTDMMQKKNIIYKCLSCGYEQEFFE; encoded by the coding sequence ATGGTGCATATATGTCCAAGGTGTGGTGGCAGGATGAATCGCTGGAGACTTCCTCTGGTGAGAAGAACAGATATGATGCAGAAGAAGAATATTATCTACAAATGCCTGTCATGCGGTTATGAGCAGGAATTTTTTGAGTGA
- a CDS encoding PGF-CTERM sorting domain-containing protein yields MKKMFKMTLAVLLVLIAAAGTAAAIDGEVPQAQDDFEDDLMDPEDMLGDEEIPEQPGFGVIVAIMGLFAAAVPAALRRR; encoded by the coding sequence ATGAAGAAAATGTTTAAAATGACACTTGCAGTACTGCTGGTCCTTATTGCAGCAGCCGGTACTGCTGCAGCAATAGATGGCGAGGTTCCCCAGGCCCAGGACGATTTCGAGGATGACCTGATGGATCCTGAAGATATGCTGGGGGATGAAGAAATCCCTGAACAGCCTGGCTTTGGTGTAATAGTTGCCATCATGGGATTGTTTGCAGCAGCAGTACCGGCTGCACTCAGGCGCCGTTAA
- a CDS encoding ATPase domain-containing protein — MIDNIPGNSFGENISMGDEANRVKTGIEGFDDICGGGMLRDRTYLVSGNSGAGKTNFAIQFIYNGIVKYNENGLIVATEEKPEHIRENVATFGWDLEALEDEGKLAIIDASSTKIGIPSQEKFVDVRPFDMRSMIDQIITAQEETNAKRALIDSSTALGFQIQDPPKIRVELLKLSATLEILGLTSMMTCETLYENEVSRFGVENFVTEGTIMLNYHRQDNVRSRSIEVYKMRGSDHSKKLHPYDITSEGIVIHPNEEVYML, encoded by the coding sequence TTGATTGATAATATCCCTGGCAACAGTTTCGGCGAAAACATTTCAATGGGTGATGAGGCAAACCGGGTCAAGACCGGAATAGAGGGTTTTGATGATATATGCGGAGGCGGAATGCTGCGTGACCGCACTTACCTGGTCTCCGGGAATTCCGGTGCCGGAAAGACAAACTTTGCAATCCAGTTCATCTACAATGGTATTGTAAAATATAATGAAAACGGACTCATAGTGGCCACCGAGGAAAAACCCGAGCATATCAGGGAAAACGTTGCCACCTTCGGCTGGGATCTGGAAGCACTGGAAGATGAAGGCAAGCTGGCCATTATTGATGCCAGCTCCACAAAGATTGGAATTCCGTCCCAGGAAAAATTTGTGGATGTGCGACCCTTCGACATGCGTTCAATGATCGATCAGATCATTACAGCCCAGGAAGAGACCAATGCAAAACGTGCACTCATAGACTCCAGTACAGCCCTTGGATTCCAGATACAGGACCCGCCAAAGATCAGGGTGGAGCTTCTAAAACTTAGTGCAACCCTGGAGATACTTGGCCTGACGTCAATGATGACCTGTGAAACCCTCTATGAGAACGAGGTCTCAAGGTTTGGAGTGGAGAATTTCGTGACCGAAGGTACAATAATGCTCAATTACCACAGGCAGGACAATGTACGCTCCAGAAGCATCGAGGTCTACAAGATGCGTGGTTCAGATCACAGCAAAAAACTTCACCCCTATGACATAACCTCAGAGGGAATAGTCATCCATCCAAACGAAGAGGTCTATATGCTCTGA
- a CDS encoding DUF1294 domain-containing protein, with product MVMELLLIVLTYLVFINAAGLYLMGLDKKKAVMKERRISEKTFFSLAIAGAGPGIYAGMRTFRHKTLHKRFSLGIPMIMGLQVLVILEILINL from the coding sequence ATGGTCATGGAATTACTTCTAATTGTTCTGACCTATCTGGTGTTCATCAACGCAGCTGGACTGTATCTGATGGGACTGGATAAAAAGAAGGCTGTTATGAAAGAGAGACGCATTTCTGAAAAGACCTTTTTCAGCCTTGCCATTGCAGGTGCAGGCCCTGGCATATATGCAGGGATGCGTACATTTCGCCACAAGACCCTGCATAAAAGGTTCAGCCTGGGCATCCCGATGATAATGGGACTTCAGGTACTGGTCATCCTTGAGATACTGATCAATCTGTGA
- a CDS encoding S-layer protein domain-containing protein, protein MKKIAITLVALMLMSLFVAGFANADNDYLEELEIRGPAWNLTGADANEIFVANATNFAGFWYDIDDDESSEELWIYKNRTTARTLGDDPSAVEYISTVVPGIKPEFDFRDPDNASELFTYEKIGFLAEEYVPIAQGQTDKLSKLLMDSDTRYTLRTGQTLELADGYAITPLQIDVDGNKVWLELTKDGEFLDDKIIDVRSATGAQASQAKQDRTWYYEQDIMDEDDILTLMVHVEQVFQGTVDSLVVIEGIWQIEDDGLELETGDRFGRMEIDDVGDNVIRMALDTTITLRRDSTQHLMQDLYFRVADDAANIRFYLMQRITEPGTYEVRGTVANVTATEWFNWTATGFDVAGLEGMVTEGYSFAGFWYDLDEDLHSELLAVHVDDRTLRADDDEVVYYSRIQEGLDPEFDFRDPDNATEPFKYEKIGFLADEYVPIIPGQTDKLSKLLMDSDTRYTLRTGQTLELADGYAITPLQIDVDGNKVWLELTKDGDFLDDKIIDVRSATGAQASQAKQDRTWYYEQDIMDEDDVLTLIVHVEQVFQGTIDSLVVIEGIWQIEDDGLELETGDRFGRMEVDAVGDDEIRMTLDSNINLRRDSTQHVMGNIYFKVADSPDIRFYPFVERTVGEPVVPVDEEPVAAFTANPTRGVAPLTVTFTDQSEYAVNYLWDFGDGTTSTDPSPTHTYEEIGTYTVTLTVTNDVGEDSAERTITVTEEEILEPVAAFTAQPQEGEAPLTVTFTDQSEHAVSYQWDFGDGTTSTDASPTHTYEEAGEYTVTLTVENEIGETDSAQRTITVQEPEPTPGFEIVFAIAGILAVAFLVKRYRK, encoded by the coding sequence ATGAAAAAAATAGCAATTACGCTGGTTGCCCTGATGCTCATGTCACTGTTTGTGGCTGGCTTTGCCAACGCAGACAATGACTATCTTGAAGAACTTGAGATCAGGGGACCCGCCTGGAATTTAACAGGCGCAGATGCAAATGAAATATTCGTCGCGAATGCAACTAATTTTGCTGGCTTCTGGTATGATATCGATGATGATGAATCCAGTGAAGAACTCTGGATATATAAGAACAGAACTACAGCCAGAACTCTGGGTGATGACCCAAGTGCTGTAGAATATATATCCACTGTAGTCCCAGGAATAAAACCTGAATTTGATTTCAGGGATCCTGACAACGCATCTGAATTATTTACATATGAAAAAATCGGATTCCTTGCAGAGGAATATGTTCCAATTGCACAGGGACAGACCGACAAGCTATCAAAACTTTTGATGGACTCTGATACAAGGTACACTCTGCGTACAGGTCAGACACTGGAACTTGCAGATGGCTATGCAATCACACCACTGCAGATCGATGTAGATGGTAACAAGGTCTGGCTTGAATTGACAAAAGACGGTGAATTCCTTGATGATAAGATCATTGATGTAAGGTCAGCTACAGGTGCTCAGGCAAGTCAGGCCAAACAGGACCGTACCTGGTACTATGAACAGGACATAATGGATGAGGATGATATTCTCACACTGATGGTTCATGTAGAACAGGTCTTCCAGGGTACTGTTGACAGTCTTGTTGTAATTGAGGGTATCTGGCAGATCGAAGATGATGGTCTTGAACTTGAAACAGGTGACAGATTCGGTAGAATGGAAATTGATGATGTTGGTGACAATGTAATAAGAATGGCACTTGATACAACCATCACACTCAGACGTGACAGTACCCAGCACCTTATGCAGGATCTGTACTTTAGAGTCGCAGACGATGCTGCCAACATTAGATTCTACCTGATGCAGCGTATCACAGAGCCTGGTACCTATGAGGTCAGAGGAACAGTTGCAAATGTAACTGCAACAGAATGGTTCAACTGGACTGCAACTGGATTTGATGTTGCGGGTCTGGAAGGTATGGTGACTGAAGGTTATTCATTTGCTGGTTTCTGGTATGATCTGGATGAAGATCTGCATTCAGAACTTCTGGCAGTTCATGTCGATGACAGAACCCTCCGTGCAGATGATGATGAAGTGGTCTACTATTCCAGAATACAGGAAGGTCTGGACCCTGAATTTGATTTCAGAGACCCTGACAACGCAACTGAACCGTTCAAATATGAGAAAATCGGATTCCTTGCAGATGAATATGTTCCAATTATTCCAGGACAGACCGACAAGCTATCAAAACTTTTGATGGATTCTGATACAAGGTACACTCTGCGTACAGGTCAGACACTGGAACTTGCAGATGGCTATGCAATTACACCACTTCAGATTGATGTAGATGGTAACAAGGTCTGGCTTGAACTTACCAAAGACGGTGATTTCCTTGATGATAAGATCATTGATGTAAGGTCAGCTACAGGTGCTCAGGCAAGTCAGGCCAAACAGGACCGTACATGGTACTATGAACAGGACATAATGGATGAAGATGATGTTCTCACACTGATAGTTCATGTAGAACAGGTCTTCCAGGGTACTATTGACAGCCTTGTTGTGATCGAAGGTATCTGGCAGATTGAGGACGATGGTCTTGAACTTGAAACAGGTGATAGATTCGGTAGAATGGAAGTTGATGCTGTTGGTGACGATGAAATCAGAATGACACTGGATTCCAACATCAACCTGAGAAGAGACAGCACCCAGCATGTAATGGGCAACATCTACTTCAAGGTTGCAGATTCTCCTGACATCAGATTCTACCCATTCGTGGAGAGAACTGTAGGCGAACCGGTAGTACCTGTTGACGAAGAACCAGTTGCAGCATTTACTGCAAATCCAACAAGAGGTGTTGCACCACTGACTGTAACCTTCACTGACCAGTCAGAGTATGCAGTGAACTATCTCTGGGACTTTGGAGATGGTACAACCTCAACTGATCCAAGCCCAACCCATACCTATGAGGAAATTGGTACATACACTGTCACACTGACAGTTACCAATGATGTAGGCGAGGACAGTGCAGAGAGGACAATCACAGTTACTGAGGAAGAGATCCTTGAACCTGTAGCTGCCTTTACAGCACAGCCACAGGAAGGAGAAGCTCCACTTACTGTGACCTTCACTGACCAGTCTGAGCATGCAGTAAGCTACCAGTGGGACTTTGGTGATGGTACAACCTCAACCGATGCAAGCCCAACCCATACCTATGAAGAGGCAGGCGAGTACACTGTCACACTGACCGTTGAGAACGAGATCGGTGAAACAGATTCTGCACAGAGGACAATCACAGTCCAGGAGCCAGAACCAACACCCGGCTTTGAGATCGTGTTTGCCATTGCAGGAATTCTGGCAGTTGCCTTCCTTGTGAAAAGGTACAGAAAATAA
- a CDS encoding S-layer protein domain-containing protein — protein MRKLAITLVALMLMSLFAVGAATANNDDYVDELEIRGPVWDFTLTIEEVDAPNNNTTLKTFGDWRDLKIDSDTFNTSANFNVSGELFSGTELDAAQVENNVTNMTLVADAQNFAGFWYDIDDGLSSETLTLYVNKTSGDRTLDDDDSDVLVYESNVQGVNATFEFNGNVYQYPKIGFLAEEYVPVESDGPLVEYDGQGVFGDVDKLSRLLMDTDDSWTLRVGETLDLEDGYAIEPQQIDVEGDKVWLELTKDGEYVDDEIIDVSDSNDTTWFYDQTVLDEDDVVTLAISVDQVFQGTVDSLVVIEGVWQIADDGLEIETDDTFGNMAIESTSDAQIIMELDSSITLRHDTTRNVMEDLKFRMADDSDVLRFYLMQEVTEPGIHEVRGTVVDLEKDGGYYQDAVSWTATGFDVPDLEEGVAPEGFSFAGFYYDLDDNLHSEMLTIVEVERSLSDTSASDNPGIEYYSQPQIVESTFDFDGEERYYPKIGFLAEEYVPVSDELLTTEEAELEGTSVDKLSKLLMDTDDSWTLRVGQTLDLEDGYAITPQQIDVDGDKVWLELTKDGEYVDDQIIEVGDESTWFYDQTVLDEEDVTTLAIDVDQVFQGTVDSLVVIEGAWQIADDGMELETDDAFGKMVVESADDNIVMTLDTSLTLRADSTQHLMGDIYFRVSDYSDFETDARFYPFVERTVGEPVEPVEEEPVASFTANPTSGAAPLEVAFTDQSEYAVDYSWDFGDGETSTEASPTHTYEEIGTYTVTLTVSNEIGEDTAETTISVTEEEILPPVAAFDAQPLEGEVPLTVTFTDQSENAVAYEWDFGDGTTSTDATPTHTYEEAGEYTVTLTVENELGETDTAQTTITATEPEPTPGFEAIFAIAGILAVAFLARRYRK, from the coding sequence ATGAGAAAATTAGCAATCACACTGGTTGCCCTGATGCTCATGTCACTGTTTGCAGTCGGCGCCGCCACAGCAAACAACGACGATTACGTCGACGAACTTGAGATCAGAGGACCGGTATGGGACTTTACATTAACTATAGAAGAAGTTGATGCTCCAAACAACAATACAACTTTGAAAACATTTGGTGATTGGAGAGATCTTAAAATAGATTCGGACACATTCAATACTAGTGCAAATTTTAATGTCTCCGGTGAACTGTTTTCAGGAACTGAGTTAGATGCAGCGCAAGTGGAAAATAATGTGACAAACATGACACTTGTCGCAGATGCACAGAACTTCGCTGGCTTTTGGTATGATATAGATGATGGTCTTTCCAGTGAGACTCTGACACTTTATGTCAACAAAACTAGCGGTGACAGGACACTTGATGATGACGACTCAGATGTTCTTGTCTATGAATCAAATGTACAGGGTGTAAATGCTACATTTGAATTTAATGGGAATGTATACCAATATCCAAAAATTGGATTCCTTGCAGAAGAATATGTACCTGTTGAGTCAGATGGACCCCTTGTAGAATATGATGGACAAGGTGTCTTCGGTGATGTAGACAAACTGAGCAGACTTCTCATGGACACTGATGACAGCTGGACTCTCAGAGTTGGTGAGACTCTGGATCTTGAAGATGGCTACGCCATTGAACCACAGCAGATTGATGTTGAAGGTGATAAGGTATGGCTTGAACTCACAAAAGATGGAGAGTACGTTGATGATGAAATCATTGATGTAAGTGATAGCAACGACACTACCTGGTTCTATGATCAGACAGTACTTGACGAAGATGATGTCGTTACACTTGCAATAAGTGTAGATCAGGTCTTCCAGGGAACTGTTGACAGTCTTGTTGTCATTGAGGGTGTATGGCAGATTGCTGATGATGGTCTAGAAATTGAAACTGATGACACATTTGGAAACATGGCAATTGAATCTACATCTGATGCCCAAATAATAATGGAACTTGACTCTTCCATAACACTTAGACATGATACTACAAGAAATGTCATGGAAGATCTCAAGTTCAGAATGGCTGATGACAGTGATGTCCTCAGATTTTATCTGATGCAGGAAGTCACAGAACCTGGAATTCATGAGGTAAGAGGTACTGTAGTTGACTTAGAGAAAGATGGTGGCTACTATCAAGATGCTGTAAGCTGGACTGCAACTGGATTTGATGTTCCAGACCTTGAGGAAGGTGTAGCTCCTGAAGGATTCTCATTTGCAGGATTCTATTACGACCTTGATGACAACCTGCACTCAGAAATGCTTACAATAGTTGAAGTTGAACGGTCACTGAGTGACACAAGCGCAAGCGATAATCCTGGCATTGAATATTACAGCCAGCCACAGATAGTAGAATCAACTTTTGACTTTGATGGTGAAGAGCGCTACTATCCAAAGATCGGATTCCTTGCAGAGGAATACGTGCCTGTTTCAGATGAACTGCTGACAACTGAAGAAGCTGAACTGGAAGGAACATCTGTAGACAAACTGAGCAAACTGCTCATGGACACAGATGACAGCTGGACTCTCAGAGTCGGTCAGACACTGGACCTTGAAGATGGCTATGCCATAACACCACAGCAGATTGATGTTGACGGTGACAAGGTCTGGCTTGAACTGACCAAGGACGGTGAATATGTTGATGATCAGATAATTGAGGTTGGAGATGAATCCACCTGGTTCTATGATCAGACAGTCCTTGATGAGGAAGATGTTACAACACTTGCAATAGATGTTGATCAGGTCTTCCAGGGAACTGTTGACAGCCTTGTAGTAATTGAAGGTGCCTGGCAGATTGCAGACGATGGTATGGAACTTGAAACAGACGACGCATTCGGCAAGATGGTAGTAGAGAGTGCAGATGACAATATTGTAATGACACTTGACACATCACTCACACTCAGAGCCGACAGCACACAGCATCTGATGGGCGACATCTACTTTAGAGTCTCTGATTATTCAGACTTTGAAACAGATGCAAGATTCTACCCATTCGTTGAGAGAACAGTCGGCGAACCTGTGGAGCCTGTTGAGGAAGAGCCTGTAGCATCCTTTACAGCAAACCCAACAAGTGGTGCTGCACCACTGGAAGTGGCATTCACTGATCAGTCAGAATATGCAGTTGACTACAGCTGGGACTTTGGAGACGGTGAGACCTCAACCGAGGCAAGTCCAACCCATACCTATGAAGAAATTGGTACCTACACTGTCACACTGACAGTTTCCAATGAAATAGGTGAGGATACTGCAGAGACCACAATCTCAGTCACAGAGGAAGAGATCCTTCCACCGGTAGCTGCCTTTGATGCACAGCCACTGGAAGGAGAAGTTCCACTGACTGTGACATTCACTGATCAGTCAGAGAATGCAGTAGCCTATGAATGGGACTTTGGAGATGGCACAACCTCAACCGATGCAACTCCAACCCATACCTATGAAGAGGCAGGCGAGTACACTGTTACACTGACCGTTGAAAACGAACTCGGTGAGACAGATACTGCCCAGACCACCATCACTGCAACTGAACCAGAGCCAACACCAGGCTTTGAAGCAATCTTTGCAATTGCAGGAATTCTGGCAGTCGCCTTCCTTGCAAGAAGGTACAGAAAATAA